The DNA region GGGGGAACTAGGAGTCGATAGGCAAAAGGTAGATATCCGCTGCGTCTACCTCGTACGCGGCAATGCAGCATTTGACTTGTCTATCGTCCCATTCGTCTTCTCGATCAGAAAAACGATGCGAAGATCGCTTCGCTCGGCGATCTCGACCTTATCGCCGGTTTCCCGAATGAGGTTCGGGATATCGATCACCGACAACGGATCGGTGCAATGCACTTCGAGGACGTCGCCAGGCATCACCCGCTGCAGCGCCTTGCGGGTCTTCAGTGCCGGCAGCGGGCATTTCAGGCCGGTGAGATCGAGCTTGGTCGTGGTCATGCTGCGACCATGGCGAAGCGGTGGCGTATCGTCAACGGAGATGCGGCCCTCGCGCAGACCGTCGCGTCAGTGCCCGGCGGACGCCGCTGCCAGCAC from Bradyrhizobium genosp. L includes:
- a CDS encoding sulfurtransferase TusA family protein encodes the protein MTTTKLDLTGLKCPLPALKTRKALQRVMPGDVLEVHCTDPLSVIDIPNLIRETGDKVEIAERSDLRIVFLIEKTNGTIDKSNAALPRTR